In Nyctibius grandis isolate bNycGra1 chromosome 6, bNycGra1.pri, whole genome shotgun sequence, a single genomic region encodes these proteins:
- the CXXC4 gene encoding CXXC-type zinc finger protein 4 — protein MGLATPPAPSLSPRPPTPPPRPSPPLPPATMNTNVCVESGPNPEAPGLPKDSHLPEGALNSLVDYNSEMERYRSFATFYKTNGGAFPQAAKIARITTPIFPSAAAAAAARIGMSPWNCDTATAAAATAMLWGSGGGGGAAGGARKPSSAAAAASASAAAAAASSLHAGRGGMHHRSDSQRLGKPGCPPAEQPALPMANGNFLSTLSPEHCRPLAGECMNKLKCGAAEAEIMNLPERVGTFSAIPALGGLSLPPGVIVMTALHSPAAASAAVTDSAFQIANLADCPQSHASASPASALGAAAGAGGSGGGGGGGGGGGGGGGGGGGAGGGSAGAGNPAKKKRKRCGVCVPCKRLINCGVCSSCRNRKTGHQICKFRKCEELKKKPGTSLEVRGDDFFFPSLPPSLLNPLPPPLQCFLSSFKMQHPFSEASFRL, from the coding sequence CACCATGAACACCAACGTGTGCGTGGAGAGCGGCCCCAACCCCGAGGCGCCGGGGCTGCCCAAGGACAGCCACCTGCCCGAGGGGGCCCTCAACAGCCTTGTGGATTACAACTCGGAGATGGAGAGGTACCGCTCCTTCGCCACCTTCTACAAGACCAACGGCGGCGCCTTCCCCCAGGCGGCCAAGATCGCCCGCATCACCACCCCCATCTtccccagcgccgccgccgccgccgccgcccgcatCGGCATGTCCCCCTGGAACTGCGACACCGCcacggccgccgccgccaccgccatGCTctggggcagcggcggcggcggcggcgcggcgggcggcgcgaGGAAGCCCTCctctgccgccgccgccgcctccgcctccgcggccgccgccgccgcctcctcgcTGCACGCCGGCAGGGGCGGCATGCACCACCGGAGCGACTCGCAGCGGCTGGGCAAGCCCGGCTGCCCGCCGGCCGAGCAGCCCGCCCTGCCCATGGCGAACGGCAACTTCCTCTCCACCCTCTCCCCCGAGCACTGCCGGCCGCTGGCCGGAGAGTGCATGAACAAGCTGAAGTGCGGCGCCGCCGAAGCCGAGATCATGAACCTCCCCGAGCGCGTCGGCACCTTCTCGGCCATCCCGGCGCTGGGCggcctctccctgccccccgGGGTCATCGTCATGACGGCCCTGCACTCCCCCGCCGCGGCCTCGGCCGCCGTCACAGACAGCGCCTTCCAGATCGCCAACCTGGCGGACTGCCCGCAGAGCCACGCCTCGGCCTCGCCCGCCTCCGCCCTgggcgccgccgccggcgcggggggcagcggcggcggcggcggcggcggtggcggcggaggcggcggtggcggcggcggagggggggccggcggcggcagcgccggggcGGGCAACCCCGCCAAGAAGAAGCGGAAACGCTGCGGGGTGTGCGTGCCCTGCAAGCGGCTCATCAACTGTGGAGTCTGCAGCAGTTGCAGGAACCGCAAAACGGGACACCAGATCTGCAAATTTAGGAAATGTGAAGAGCTTAAGAAAAAACCGGGCACTTCGCTAGAGGTCAGAGgagatgatttctttttccccagcctCCCGCCGTCCCTCCTCAAccccctgccccctcctctccagtGCTTCTTGTCTAGCTTCAAGATGCAGCATCCATTTTCCGAGGCCTCCTTCAGGCTCTGA